In Shewanella sp. VB17, a single genomic region encodes these proteins:
- a CDS encoding type III secretion apparatus, which translates to MDLQVVRNLEQFFRLVNHWPVSLADRIECHWPPFGILLESIDDRLLMSSWLLESEVILLKPLLSRWHPEAFMGIPQRIFIVKNRLMISCQCPSNSQAHDWYHLCKKQQKFLNQVTTGGQS; encoded by the coding sequence ATGGATCTACAAGTTGTACGTAATCTTGAGCAATTTTTCAGGCTGGTCAATCATTGGCCAGTCAGCTTAGCAGATCGTATCGAGTGCCATTGGCCTCCCTTTGGGATCTTACTCGAGTCAATTGATGATCGTTTGCTCATGAGTTCTTGGTTGCTAGAGTCTGAAGTGATCTTGCTGAAACCTCTGCTCTCTCGTTGGCATCCTGAAGCTTTTATGGGGATCCCTCAAAGGATTTTTATTGTCAAAAATCGTTTGATGATTAGCTGTCAATGCCCATCGAACAGTCAAGCTCATGACTGGTATCACCTGTGTAAAAAGCAGCAAAAATTTCTAAATCAAGTCACTACTGGAGGTCAATCATGA
- a CDS encoding EscN/YscN/HrcN family type III secretion system ATPase, which yields MKLPDSEFVSSQLKVNLFANEKLDMVSPVRYFGRVQEIDSTLVRATLPGAHQGELCRIGDELTAEVVAVKGDDAILSPFEVTTGLQTGALVEPLGHGHQVPLGDGLLGRVVDGLGVAMDGYPLRATELRPNVGSAPNPLSRSLIDTVMPMGIRAIDSALACGVGQRIGIFAAAGGGKSTLLGMIASHCQADVIVLALVGERGREVREFIEYNLTPEARSRTVMVVATSDRPPLERMKATLTATTIAEYFRDQGKNVLLMVDSLTRFARSAREISLAAGEAAVSNGFPPSVFVHLSALVERAGPAKKGSITGIYTVLVEGDNINEPIADEVRSLLDGHIVLSRKLAGAGHYPAIDINASVSRVMDQIVTPEQRYLGAKMRQLLALYKEVQLLIRVGEYVEGQDKETDEAVARHGAITAFLCQSVDEFTPYEDTLLQLTALLPAK from the coding sequence ATGAAGTTACCAGACAGTGAATTTGTGAGTTCACAACTCAAGGTTAACCTTTTCGCTAATGAGAAACTCGATATGGTGAGCCCCGTTCGTTATTTCGGGCGGGTGCAGGAGATTGATTCGACCTTGGTTCGAGCAACATTACCTGGCGCCCATCAAGGTGAGCTATGCCGCATTGGTGATGAGTTGACTGCAGAGGTGGTTGCCGTTAAAGGTGATGACGCTATCTTGTCTCCTTTTGAGGTCACCACCGGTTTGCAAACAGGCGCCCTTGTTGAACCTTTAGGCCATGGACATCAAGTCCCGTTAGGAGACGGCTTGCTTGGGCGAGTGGTGGATGGATTGGGAGTGGCAATGGATGGTTACCCATTAAGGGCAACAGAGCTTAGACCCAATGTCGGCAGTGCGCCCAATCCTTTGAGCCGCAGTTTGATTGATACTGTTATGCCAATGGGGATCCGCGCTATTGATAGCGCTCTGGCGTGTGGTGTCGGTCAAAGGATCGGCATTTTTGCTGCGGCAGGTGGCGGTAAAAGCACCTTACTAGGCATGATTGCGTCACATTGTCAGGCAGATGTGATTGTGCTCGCTTTAGTCGGTGAGCGTGGACGTGAAGTACGCGAATTTATTGAATATAACTTAACGCCAGAGGCGAGATCGAGAACAGTAATGGTGGTGGCAACTTCTGACAGACCACCACTTGAGCGAATGAAAGCCACGTTAACGGCTACTACGATTGCCGAGTATTTTCGTGATCAAGGTAAAAATGTACTTTTAATGGTGGACTCACTTACCCGCTTTGCGCGTAGTGCGCGAGAGATCAGTTTAGCTGCAGGAGAAGCGGCGGTATCTAATGGTTTTCCACCGAGTGTTTTTGTCCATTTATCAGCCTTGGTTGAACGGGCTGGACCTGCAAAAAAAGGAAGCATTACCGGAATTTATACGGTATTGGTTGAAGGAGATAACATAAATGAGCCAATCGCTGATGAGGTACGCTCCTTACTCGACGGTCATATAGTGTTATCGCGTAAATTGGCGGGCGCGGGGCATTATCCCGCCATTGATATTAACGCCAGTGTTAGCCGTGTGATGGATCAAATTGTGACCCCTGAGCAAAGGTATCTAGGGGCTAAGATGAGACAGCTATTGGCTTTATATAAAGAAGTGCAACTGCTTATACGAGTCGGTGAATATGTAGAAGGTCAAGATAAAGAAACTGATGAGGCGGTAGCTCGTCATGGCGCTATTACCGCTTTCTTGTGCCAATCGGTAGATGAATTCACGCCTTATGAGGACACATTGCTGCAATTGACGGCTTTACTGCCTGCAAAATAA
- a CDS encoding EscV/YscV/HrcV family type III secretion system export apparatus protein has product MNFISRWLSKAAGRHDIILSAMLMVAVFMMILPLPTALVDVLIAINLCLSIILLMIAIYIRDPLEFSVFPSLLLITTLYRLALTISTSRLILLQHDAGDIVYTFGNFVVGGNLVVGIIIFTIITIVQFIVITKGSERVAEVSARFSLDAMPGKQMSIDGDMRAGIIDAKEAKRQRAQVQKESQLYGAMDGAMKFVKGDAIASIIVIMTNILGGIAVGVMQHNMSASEAVNTYAVLSIGDGLIAQIPSLLISITAGLIVTRVPGEQRQNLANELVMQVGRQPSSLQMAGIVMFIFAFIPGFPFLVFASLGATTFAFSWWLTHKKSANEQGDGAHFSENSGAIERGGDSMSPGAVPLMLCLGADVPSQGVKDSLQRLRWQLFEQLGVPLPEIQLQIANKGNLGQCDVLLYQEPVLQLQLDPEESLLIESIATLPSRVETLPFSGEALHWIKGNVLEQAQSQDLPVYSGEQLPAYIVGKVIDRYAGEFIGVQETRYLMDAMEARYGELVKELQRLLSVGKVAEILQRLVEEGISIRDLRTIFETLVEWVPKEKDVIMLTEYVRIALRRHIRRKFATPQGWISVLMVGEGIENLIRESIRQSTAGSYSALDMEQSNLILSAIKAQLPPQQSCVLLTSLDVRRYLRKIVERELFTTPVLSFQELGDEAEIKVLGHVDLVGDALDAAMVS; this is encoded by the coding sequence ATGAACTTCATCAGTCGTTGGTTAAGTAAGGCCGCTGGTAGGCACGATATTATTCTCAGTGCCATGTTGATGGTGGCGGTGTTTATGATGATCCTGCCACTGCCCACCGCCTTGGTCGATGTACTGATTGCCATTAATTTATGCTTATCGATAATATTGCTCATGATCGCGATATACATTCGTGATCCGCTAGAGTTTTCGGTGTTCCCATCTCTATTACTGATCACCACCCTGTACCGTCTAGCGTTAACGATTAGTACCAGTCGCTTGATCTTGTTACAACATGATGCGGGCGATATTGTCTACACTTTTGGTAATTTTGTGGTGGGTGGCAACCTAGTGGTAGGGATCATCATTTTTACCATTATCACGATTGTGCAGTTTATCGTGATCACGAAAGGGTCTGAGCGTGTCGCTGAGGTGAGTGCGCGTTTTTCACTGGATGCCATGCCGGGTAAACAGATGAGCATTGATGGTGATATGCGCGCGGGGATTATTGATGCCAAAGAGGCTAAGCGTCAACGGGCACAAGTACAGAAAGAGAGTCAACTTTATGGTGCCATGGATGGGGCGATGAAATTTGTAAAAGGCGATGCCATTGCCAGTATTATTGTCATTATGACTAACATCTTGGGCGGCATTGCTGTGGGAGTGATGCAACATAATATGTCCGCGTCTGAAGCGGTCAATACTTATGCGGTATTGTCCATTGGTGATGGTTTGATTGCACAAATTCCATCATTACTTATTTCGATCACCGCTGGTCTTATTGTGACACGTGTACCGGGTGAGCAACGTCAAAATTTGGCGAATGAACTTGTCATGCAAGTGGGACGTCAACCCTCATCTTTACAGATGGCCGGGATTGTGATGTTTATTTTTGCCTTTATTCCCGGTTTTCCTTTTCTTGTTTTTGCTTCATTAGGTGCTACCACCTTTGCTTTTTCTTGGTGGTTAACTCATAAAAAGAGTGCCAATGAACAAGGTGACGGTGCGCATTTTTCAGAGAACTCAGGTGCGATTGAGCGAGGAGGAGACAGCATGTCACCTGGCGCCGTTCCATTGATGCTTTGTCTTGGGGCAGATGTCCCCAGTCAAGGCGTCAAGGATTCCCTGCAACGTTTACGCTGGCAGCTATTTGAGCAGCTTGGGGTTCCTTTACCGGAAATACAGTTGCAAATAGCCAATAAAGGTAACTTGGGTCAATGTGATGTCTTGCTTTATCAAGAACCAGTATTACAACTTCAGCTTGATCCTGAAGAGTCACTTTTAATTGAGTCTATTGCCACTTTGCCAAGCCGCGTTGAAACGCTTCCCTTTAGTGGTGAAGCACTTCATTGGATTAAAGGCAATGTGCTTGAACAGGCCCAAAGTCAAGATTTACCCGTGTACAGTGGTGAGCAGTTGCCCGCTTATATTGTGGGTAAAGTGATTGATCGGTATGCCGGTGAGTTTATCGGGGTACAGGAAACACGTTATTTAATGGATGCGATGGAAGCCCGATATGGAGAACTCGTTAAAGAATTACAGCGTTTGCTGTCGGTTGGGAAAGTGGCTGAGATCCTGCAGCGCTTAGTGGAAGAGGGGATTTCGATCCGCGATCTTCGCACCATTTTTGAAACCTTAGTGGAATGGGTGCCAAAAGAAAAAGACGTCATTATGTTAACTGAATATGTACGAATAGCGTTACGGCGTCATATTCGCCGCAAATTTGCGACGCCACAAGGGTGGATCTCCGTACTCATGGTCGGTGAAGGAATTGAGAATTTAATTCGTGAATCGATACGTCAATCTACTGCGGGATCATATTCAGCTTTGGATATGGAGCAAAGTAACTTGATTTTATCGGCTATAAAGGCGCAATTACCTCCGCAACAATCTTGTGTGTTATTGACCTCATTAGATGTTCGTCGCTATTTAAGAAAAATTGTCGAACGAGAACTCTTTACAACACCAGTACTCTCGTTTCAGGAGCTGGGGGATGAAGCTGAAATTAAAGTGTTAGGCCATGTTGACCTTGTGGGTGATGCATTAGATGCCGCGATGGTGAGCTAA
- a CDS encoding TRAP transporter substrate-binding protein — protein MKFIKGVVAPLITSVSLFAILPMASAETFKMAVGDAAGGTQWELGHKFKELISDKTAGKTTVDLFPNGQLGNEQDTVNNASMGLLDFSIIAINNVTPFSPSVGLLTMPYVILSAEEAKTLTQGKIGKELIQNTIKDAGVRIVGWAYSGFRVLTNSKRPIESLADLKGLVIRVPRNEIMMSTYQAWGVNPTPMAWSETFTGLQLGVVDGQDNPYMTINAMKFNEVQKYVTNIRYIFSIEPLIISESIFQAQKPAMQAIILEAGKEATDYSYSFLLESEEKIRKSLVAKGMIISTPSNGEKEWIDVATKKVWPKFYNSIGGKVKLDNALATLGRTAN, from the coding sequence ATGAAATTTATTAAAGGCGTCGTTGCGCCACTCATCACCAGTGTTAGTTTATTTGCCATCCTACCTATGGCTTCAGCTGAAACCTTCAAGATGGCAGTAGGGGATGCCGCAGGAGGCACTCAATGGGAGCTTGGGCATAAGTTTAAAGAGCTTATCAGTGACAAAACAGCAGGGAAAACCACCGTAGATCTATTTCCTAATGGTCAGCTAGGTAATGAACAAGATACCGTCAACAATGCCTCCATGGGATTATTAGACTTCTCGATTATCGCCATTAATAACGTCACCCCTTTTTCTCCTAGTGTCGGCTTATTAACCATGCCTTACGTCATTTTAAGTGCCGAAGAAGCAAAAACATTAACTCAAGGTAAAATAGGCAAAGAGTTGATTCAAAATACCATTAAGGATGCGGGCGTGCGTATTGTGGGATGGGCATACTCAGGTTTTCGCGTTCTAACCAATTCTAAGCGTCCGATTGAATCACTGGCCGATCTCAAAGGACTCGTGATCCGCGTTCCCCGTAATGAGATCATGATGTCGACATACCAAGCATGGGGCGTTAACCCAACACCGATGGCCTGGTCAGAAACCTTTACAGGCCTTCAATTAGGTGTGGTAGATGGGCAAGACAACCCTTACATGACCATCAATGCAATGAAGTTTAATGAGGTCCAAAAATATGTGACCAATATTCGTTATATTTTCTCCATCGAACCTCTCATCATCAGTGAATCGATTTTTCAAGCTCAAAAACCCGCTATGCAAGCCATTATTTTAGAGGCTGGCAAAGAAGCCACAGACTATAGCTACTCCTTTTTACTCGAGTCTGAAGAAAAAATCCGAAAGTCATTAGTTGCCAAAGGCATGATTATCTCCACACCGAGTAACGGTGAAAAGGAATGGATAGATGTCGCGACGAAAAAGGTCTGGCCTAAATTTTATAACAGCATAGGTGGAAAAGTGAAACTTGATAATGCCTTAGCGACCTTAGGTCGCACTGCTAATTAA
- a CDS encoding TRAP transporter large permease: MEQYLTVILFGGFIIMLILGAPITVSLAGAAMAAYLILDKNPIAMVQIAFTSVGNFPLMALPAFVLAGALMEAAGISRRLVDIAEHLAGPITGGLGAATIIACVFFGSISGSGPATTAAVGMLMIPAMVKRHYDRSYASAITAASGGLGIIIPPSIPLVIFGISSMGLQPPTEAIALHGPFASVSIPKLFIAGIIPGLIIALSLIAMNYIISKREGYKGLTDNWSFSEIGSVFRRGIWSLLAPVLILGGIYSGIFTPTESAIVAVVYSLFVGFFIHKEMKINNVFKSLTTTTWITGRVLLILFAATVFGRLLVEQRIPAIIADNLLHMTDNMYLIWILMIVFLLFVGMFMETLAAIMIIVPVMLPIMYMLGADPTHVGIVVVCVLSIGFATPPLGENIFVASGIGGSSVEQITSRIHPFVLASVIGVIFIAFFPQLTLWLPSLVGY; this comes from the coding sequence ATGGAACAATATCTCACTGTGATCTTGTTTGGTGGTTTCATCATCATGCTCATTCTAGGAGCTCCTATTACAGTATCGTTAGCAGGCGCTGCCATGGCTGCCTACCTGATACTTGACAAAAATCCTATCGCAATGGTTCAGATAGCATTTACTTCCGTGGGTAATTTTCCATTAATGGCCTTACCCGCATTTGTTCTGGCTGGCGCCCTCATGGAAGCGGCTGGGATCTCCAGGCGGCTTGTTGATATTGCCGAGCATTTAGCCGGTCCTATCACCGGAGGACTGGGGGCAGCGACCATCATTGCCTGTGTCTTTTTCGGATCAATATCTGGATCCGGGCCAGCCACCACTGCTGCCGTCGGCATGCTAATGATACCCGCAATGGTTAAACGTCACTACGATCGCAGTTACGCTTCAGCTATCACAGCAGCTTCTGGAGGACTTGGGATCATTATCCCACCGTCCATTCCCTTGGTTATTTTCGGCATTTCTTCCATGGGACTCCAGCCACCGACTGAAGCAATTGCCTTGCATGGCCCATTTGCCAGTGTCTCAATTCCTAAACTCTTTATTGCTGGTATCATTCCAGGGCTCATTATCGCCTTAAGTTTAATTGCGATGAACTACATCATCTCTAAACGTGAAGGCTATAAAGGGTTAACCGACAATTGGTCTTTCTCTGAAATAGGCTCTGTCTTTCGCCGTGGGATTTGGTCTCTACTCGCGCCAGTACTTATTTTAGGTGGCATCTATTCTGGCATTTTTACACCAACTGAATCGGCCATCGTCGCGGTAGTTTATTCACTTTTTGTGGGTTTTTTTATTCACAAAGAAATGAAAATAAACAATGTTTTTAAGTCACTAACTACCACAACTTGGATCACAGGTCGAGTCCTACTGATATTGTTTGCCGCCACCGTGTTTGGCCGTCTTTTAGTCGAACAAAGAATTCCAGCCATCATTGCAGATAATCTGCTTCACATGACTGACAACATGTACCTAATTTGGATCTTGATGATTGTCTTCTTGCTATTTGTGGGGATGTTTATGGAGACACTGGCAGCGATTATGATCATCGTGCCTGTTATGCTACCTATCATGTATATGCTAGGGGCTGATCCCACCCATGTAGGGATTGTGGTCGTGTGCGTACTCTCAATTGGGTTCGCTACTCCCCCCTTAGGAGAAAACATTTTTGTGGCTTCTGGGATTGGCGGCTCCAGTGTCGAGCAGATCACCTCCCGCATCCACCCCTTTGTATTAGCCTCGGTTATTGGTGTCATATTTATCGCCTTCTTTCCTCAATTGACACTTTGGCTTCCCTCCTTAGTAGGCTACTGA
- a CDS encoding nuclear transport factor 2 family protein, which yields MNIDDLQAYVDAWNKHDIDKIMSFMSADCIFETGGGPETYGTRYSGCEAVKAKFISVWEMMPDVHFDNASHFIQGNRGCSQWTFITTKSDGTKIALEGCDLFTFEKGKIKVKSSFMKHQH from the coding sequence ATGAATATTGATGATCTTCAGGCTTATGTTGATGCGTGGAATAAACACGATATTGATAAAATTATGTCTTTTATGTCAGCAGATTGCATTTTTGAAACAGGCGGTGGGCCTGAGACATACGGTACTCGTTATTCAGGATGTGAGGCGGTTAAAGCTAAGTTTATATCAGTGTGGGAAATGATGCCCGATGTGCACTTTGATAATGCAAGTCATTTCATTCAAGGTAACAGAGGCTGTTCACAGTGGACATTTATTACCACTAAATCTGATGGAACTAAAATAGCGCTAGAGGGATGTGATTTATTTACTTTTGAGAAGGGTAAAATAAAAGTGAAGAGTTCATTTATGAAACATCAACACTAA
- a CDS encoding cache domain-containing protein, translating into MNTQLKNSLLTASLVLTSTMSTGITHADNNMYVTHIETKEEVSAKELLTRAITHIKISGGEAVNDFSHKEEFINGNLYVFALSIDGRFLASGGSSSVLVGDTVLDIFDMYGKYFFREMIQKAEKEGQGSVEYHWKNPTDRTASPKRTLFQRVGDIIIAVGYYPVRANAFQAKELLGRATVEMHKNLKSALYQFNNLDGQYVNGDLYLFVIDIKTKLFLAHGVSRSFIGQSIDTVLDDVGKDATHDMLEMVKHQDSGEISYLWTNPITNEKERKHTFFSSIDDKLLGVGFYTPD; encoded by the coding sequence ATGAATACTCAGTTAAAAAATAGCCTACTAACTGCCAGTTTAGTGCTTACCTCAACAATGTCCACGGGGATCACTCACGCAGATAATAATATGTATGTTACTCATATCGAAACCAAAGAAGAAGTTAGCGCTAAAGAGCTGTTAACACGCGCTATCACACATATAAAAATAAGTGGTGGTGAGGCTGTCAATGATTTCAGTCACAAAGAAGAATTTATCAATGGAAACTTATACGTTTTCGCACTGAGTATTGATGGACGTTTTTTAGCCAGCGGAGGTTCGTCGTCAGTACTCGTCGGCGACACTGTATTAGATATTTTTGACATGTATGGTAAATACTTTTTCCGTGAGATGATCCAAAAAGCCGAAAAAGAGGGACAGGGATCTGTCGAATATCACTGGAAAAACCCAACCGACAGAACCGCTTCGCCTAAAAGAACCTTATTCCAACGCGTCGGTGACATCATTATTGCCGTCGGTTACTACCCAGTCAGAGCCAATGCTTTCCAAGCTAAAGAACTCTTAGGACGTGCCACCGTTGAAATGCATAAGAATTTAAAATCAGCCCTGTATCAATTTAATAATCTCGATGGCCAATATGTGAATGGTGACCTTTATCTCTTTGTTATAGATATCAAAACCAAATTATTTTTAGCACACGGCGTCAGTCGAAGCTTCATTGGTCAATCTATTGATACAGTCTTGGATGATGTAGGCAAAGACGCTACTCATGACATGCTAGAAATGGTGAAACATCAAGATTCAGGTGAAATAAGTTACCTATGGACCAATCCCATCACCAATGAAAAAGAGAGAAAACACACCTTTTTTAGCTCAATCGATGATAAATTATTAGGAGTAGGTTTCTACACTCCAGATTAA
- a CDS encoding transporter substrate-binding domain-containing protein — translation MMKWLGLGLMLTHLFSLESNASEKNYTDTIITTNKKENKANTLNPIIIAFNIRVPIYLEPKSGQDHPEGTVGTPASQALKNTNLNYEWQNIPFSRVMKMIEGNMTKICNPSLFKTEERLKFSKYSNMVYQDKEILILSYKNHPTLKDNLTLEQLLSSGDFKLLAKQGYSYGNRYDEIIKHNEKNNVTRVITGNYEIIKMLLKKRSDFMFIDPTELDGIFIETDITPEQVQTYSIKDAPEGNKRYFMCSKKVSNEEINEINKGLKINRLKK, via the coding sequence ATGATGAAATGGCTAGGTTTAGGTCTAATGTTAACTCACTTATTTTCTTTAGAATCAAATGCTTCAGAAAAAAACTATACTGATACCATAATAACAACCAATAAAAAAGAAAACAAAGCTAACACACTTAATCCAATAATCATCGCGTTTAATATAAGAGTTCCAATTTATCTTGAGCCTAAAAGTGGTCAAGATCACCCAGAAGGAACCGTTGGGACACCAGCATCTCAAGCACTAAAAAATACAAATTTAAACTATGAATGGCAAAATATTCCTTTTAGCCGTGTTATGAAAATGATAGAGGGTAATATGACAAAAATATGTAACCCGAGCTTATTCAAAACAGAAGAAAGACTAAAATTTTCAAAATATAGTAATATGGTGTATCAAGACAAAGAAATTCTGATTTTAAGTTATAAAAATCACCCAACATTAAAAGACAATCTAACATTAGAGCAATTACTCTCTAGTGGAGACTTTAAGTTACTTGCTAAACAAGGTTATTCCTACGGTAATAGATATGATGAAATCATCAAACATAATGAAAAAAATAATGTCACTAGAGTCATTACTGGTAACTATGAAATTATTAAAATGTTACTCAAAAAAAGAAGTGACTTTATGTTTATCGACCCTACAGAATTAGATGGGATTTTCATTGAAACTGATATCACTCCTGAACAAGTACAGACTTACTCTATAAAAGATGCTCCTGAAGGAAATAAACGATATTTTATGTGTAGCAAAAAAGTCAGCAATGAAGAAATAAACGAAATTAACAAAGGATTAAAAATAAACAGACTCAAAAAATAA
- a CDS encoding TRAP transporter small permease: MSAKHFFIKHINNIEEYLCALLLAAFVMILFAQIVLRQLFQYSLPWGDEVSTYMFVWFAYLGAVVAAKMSAHNRVTFHFKWFPPIVKTVSETIADLLWVGFNLFFVYLSYDFVFNKMNLFWKSQTTGIPMKYFYLILPIAFTLMSVRILLNLYLKLFKGIEALDPETQELKKISLSAAKKSEV; the protein is encoded by the coding sequence ATGTCTGCTAAGCATTTTTTTATCAAGCACATTAATAATATTGAAGAATATTTATGTGCTTTGTTGTTAGCTGCTTTTGTGATGATACTGTTTGCACAAATTGTATTACGACAACTGTTTCAGTACTCCCTTCCCTGGGGAGATGAAGTCTCAACCTATATGTTCGTATGGTTTGCTTATTTAGGCGCTGTTGTTGCCGCTAAAATGTCGGCACACAACCGGGTGACATTTCACTTTAAATGGTTTCCTCCCATCGTTAAAACGGTGAGTGAAACCATAGCTGATCTTTTATGGGTTGGATTCAATCTCTTTTTCGTTTATCTAAGTTATGATTTTGTTTTTAATAAGATGAATCTCTTTTGGAAGTCACAAACAACGGGAATTCCAATGAAGTACTTTTATCTTATTTTACCCATTGCATTCACATTAATGTCGGTAAGAATACTCTTGAATCTATATTTGAAATTATTTAAAGGGATTGAAGCCCTCGATCCTGAAACACAAGAGCTGAAAAAAATTAGCCTATCCGCTGCCAAGAAAAGCGAGGTATAA
- a CDS encoding enoyl-CoA hydratase-related protein, producing MSQIQVQDKQGVKIITINRPEKRNALSLEMYTCMTEHLIEGESDNAIYAFLIKGQSNVFTAGNDVADFLTASHLDEQHPAFRFLFTLLDLTKPIVAAVTGAAIGIGTTLLLHCDLVYASRSAKFQLPFINLSLVPEAGSSLLLPQLMGLQQASELLLLGESFDVQKAKSLNIINDVISDEDIFEHALAKAIKLASQPPQALQATRVLLRPNKELVRQQMKMELNEFGIRLKSDEAKIRFQAFLNNSNIIND from the coding sequence ATGAGTCAAATTCAAGTTCAAGATAAGCAAGGCGTTAAAATAATTACCATTAATCGCCCAGAAAAACGCAACGCACTCAGTCTTGAGATGTACACTTGCATGACAGAGCATCTTATAGAAGGTGAGTCTGATAATGCAATTTATGCCTTTTTAATCAAAGGGCAATCAAATGTTTTTACCGCAGGAAATGATGTTGCTGACTTTTTAACTGCTAGCCACTTAGATGAACAACATCCCGCTTTTCGATTTCTTTTCACCTTACTCGATTTAACTAAGCCTATTGTTGCAGCAGTCACTGGTGCAGCTATTGGGATAGGCACAACCTTACTACTTCATTGTGATCTGGTGTATGCCTCTCGATCGGCAAAATTTCAATTACCTTTTATTAATTTATCTCTCGTACCAGAAGCTGGATCCAGCTTATTATTACCTCAGCTTATGGGTTTACAACAAGCCTCAGAGCTATTGCTACTCGGTGAAAGTTTCGATGTACAAAAAGCTAAATCATTGAATATCATTAATGATGTGATATCAGATGAAGACATATTTGAGCATGCACTTGCTAAAGCGATAAAACTCGCAAGTCAGCCACCTCAAGCACTTCAAGCGACTCGAGTGCTGTTACGACCCAATAAAGAATTGGTTCGCCAGCAGATGAAAATGGAGCTTAATGAGTTTGGAATAAGGTTGAAAAGTGATGAAGCTAAAATACGCTTCCAAGCTTTTTTAAATAACAGTAATATAATCAATGATTAA